In the Clostridium beijerinckii genome, one interval contains:
- a CDS encoding lysophospholipid acyltransferase family protein — translation MLSPVAIKLIRMMPEGIIIKIAKKIVDNYIRKYANITVNGADNIDKVKKPRIFVCNHLSNSDGLVLSKMLKEKSDPHFVMGIKLSEDPITKLGTQIVKNIPIKPNSADKEAITRVVKTLKEGNDILIFPEGTRSRTGAMIEGKKGILLFARMAKAEIIPIGMSGTDKLLPISKSGDMGAEKWQHADVTINIGEKIVFPAKEKDEDKHEYDNKCMDILMRSIASLLPESYRGIYK, via the coding sequence AATAAAATTAATAAGAATGATGCCAGAAGGAATAATTATAAAAATAGCAAAAAAAATAGTAGATAATTATATAAGAAAATATGCTAATATAACTGTTAATGGAGCAGATAATATAGATAAAGTAAAAAAACCAAGAATATTTGTATGTAATCACTTGAGTAATTCGGATGGATTAGTTTTATCAAAAATGCTAAAAGAGAAAAGTGATCCTCATTTTGTAATGGGAATAAAATTGTCAGAAGATCCAATAACGAAATTAGGAACTCAGATAGTGAAGAACATACCAATAAAGCCTAATTCTGCTGATAAGGAAGCTATTACAAGAGTTGTTAAAACTCTTAAAGAGGGAAATGATATTTTAATATTTCCTGAAGGTACTAGGAGTAGGACAGGTGCTATGATAGAAGGTAAAAAGGGAATTCTGTTATTTGCAAGGATGGCGAAAGCAGAAATAATTCCAATTGGTATGTCTGGAACAGATAAGTTATTACCTATAAGTAAAAGTGGTGATATGGGAGCAGAGAAATGGCAACATGCTGATGTTACTATAAATATAGGTGAAAAAATTGTATTTCCTGCTAAAGAAAAGGATGAAGACAAACATGAATATGATAATAAATGTATGGATATCCTAATGAGGAGTATAGCTAGTCTTTTACCTGAAAGTTATAGAGGAATTTATAAGTAA
- the nth gene encoding endonuclease III gives MKARTKKIVDILKETYPDAKCELNYETPLQLLIATILSAQTTDKKVNEVTKDLFKDYPDLDSLLTLTNEELEKRIKQIGLYRNKSKNLILMFNQLKEKFNGEVPKTMEEITSLAGAGRKTANVVLSNAFNVPSIAVDTHVFRVSNRLKLADSENVLEVEKQLQKELPKKEWTLMHHLLIFHGRRCCSARNPKCGECPIRDLCSYDNKTNR, from the coding sequence ATGAAAGCAAGGACAAAAAAAATTGTAGATATATTAAAAGAGACATATCCAGATGCAAAATGTGAATTGAATTATGAAACACCACTACAATTGCTGATAGCTACAATATTGTCTGCTCAAACAACAGATAAAAAAGTAAATGAGGTAACAAAAGATTTATTTAAGGATTATCCAGATTTAGATTCACTTTTAACATTAACGAATGAGGAACTTGAAAAACGGATAAAACAAATAGGTTTATATAGAAATAAATCTAAAAATTTAATACTTATGTTCAATCAACTTAAGGAAAAATTTAACGGAGAAGTCCCAAAGACAATGGAAGAAATAACTTCACTTGCTGGAGCGGGAAGAAAAACTGCTAATGTTGTTTTATCAAATGCCTTTAATGTACCATCTATTGCTGTAGATACACATGTTTTTAGAGTATCGAATAGATTAAAACTTGCAGATTCGGAAAATGTTTTAGAAGTTGAAAAACAATTACAAAAAGAACTACCAAAGAAAGAGTGGACTCTTATGCATCATCTACTTATATTTCATGGAAGAAGATGTTGTAGTGCTAGAAATCCTAAGTGTGGGGAATGTCCAATAAGGGATTTATGTAGTTATGATAATAAAACTAACAGATAA
- a CDS encoding D-alanine--D-alanine ligase, with protein sequence MKIGVIMGGISSEREISLQSGKSIIENINKEKYEVLPIVIDKKEDIINKSKGIDFALLALHGQFGEDGTVQSVLQTLGIPYSGCGPLSSAMCMDKDVSKSVLEANGIRTASWINLRKDDNIDFNKINELGYPVVVKPTHGGSSVATFIVKEDKEIENCVSEAFKWDSEVMIEKFIKGDEITCPVYNNKMLPVIAIKPKAEFFDFTSKYQDGGAEEIVVELEAELHKEVEKMALETYKALKCEVYSRVDMIVTEEGVPYILEINTLPGMTKNSLIPKSAAALNIGFSELIDMIIQDSLKISR encoded by the coding sequence ATGAAAATTGGAGTTATAATGGGTGGTATATCATCAGAAAGAGAGATATCATTGCAAAGTGGAAAATCTATAATTGAAAATATAAACAAGGAAAAGTATGAAGTGTTACCAATTGTAATAGATAAAAAAGAAGATATAATAAATAAATCTAAAGGGATAGATTTCGCACTTTTAGCTTTACATGGCCAATTTGGGGAGGATGGAACAGTTCAATCAGTGCTTCAAACACTAGGTATACCATATTCAGGGTGTGGACCTTTAAGTAGTGCTATGTGCATGGATAAAGACGTATCAAAATCCGTTTTAGAGGCAAATGGGATTAGAACTGCTTCTTGGATTAATTTAAGAAAAGATGATAATATAGATTTCAATAAAATAAATGAATTAGGATATCCAGTTGTAGTAAAACCTACTCATGGTGGATCAAGTGTTGCAACATTTATAGTTAAAGAAGATAAGGAAATTGAAAACTGTGTTTCAGAAGCTTTTAAATGGGATAGTGAAGTTATGATAGAAAAATTTATAAAAGGTGATGAAATAACTTGTCCTGTATATAATAATAAAATGCTTCCAGTAATTGCAATTAAGCCTAAGGCTGAATTCTTTGACTTTACATCTAAATATCAAGATGGAGGGGCAGAAGAAATAGTGGTTGAGCTAGAAGCAGAGTTACACAAGGAAGTAGAAAAGATGGCGTTAGAAACTTATAAGGCACTTAAATGCGAAGTGTATTCTAGAGTTGATATGATAGTTACAGAGGAAGGTGTACCATACATTTTAGAAATAAATACTCTTCCAGGAATGACTAAAAATAGCCTAATTCCTAAAAGTGCAGCAGCTTTGAATATAGGATTTTCAGAACTAATAGATATGATCATACAGGATTCATTGAAAATAAGCAGATAG
- a CDS encoding Fur family transcriptional regulator, which yields MEPKEILKNKGIKITKGRTEILSILKNSENSLSAEKIYQIYKSNNININLSTVYRTLELFEEKEIIEKITLNDGVFSYKLKGKTHRHHLECDICHKEVEIPCPMLQIQELVQNATGFTLTDHDLVMKGVCKDCKKKQ from the coding sequence ATGGAACCAAAGGAAATTCTTAAAAATAAAGGAATTAAAATAACTAAAGGAAGAACAGAAATCCTAAGTATATTAAAAAATTCTGAAAACAGTTTGTCAGCTGAAAAAATATATCAGATTTATAAAAGCAATAATATAAATATAAATTTGAGCACGGTTTATAGAACTTTAGAATTATTTGAAGAAAAAGAAATTATTGAAAAAATAACTCTAAATGATGGAGTCTTTTCATATAAGCTAAAAGGAAAAACTCATAGGCATCATTTGGAATGTGATATATGTCACAAAGAAGTTGAAATTCCTTGCCCTATGCTTCAAATTCAGGAATTAGTTCAAAATGCGACTGGCTTCACTTTAACAGATCATGACTTGGTTATGAAGGGCGTATGTAAAGATTGCAAAAAAAAACAATAA
- a CDS encoding manganese efflux pump MntP family protein — translation MNLYDIIIIGIALAMDAFGVTLGIGLNPRINRIHKIKFLLSFAFFQFLFTYVGGSLGYLFDTYITCIPSIAGGIIMAIVGILIIIDGFKEKETEILIKNTTCLILGISVSIDALVIGFTAFHEISYNLLLCVDSILIGLITLFTCTVGFFMCRYIKKIKFVTTYANFFGGIALIFFGFKMIFF, via the coding sequence ATGAATTTGTACGACATTATAATAATAGGAATTGCACTGGCCATGGATGCTTTTGGCGTAACATTAGGAATCGGTCTAAATCCTAGAATTAATAGAATCCATAAAATAAAGTTTTTATTATCATTTGCATTCTTTCAGTTTTTATTTACATATGTAGGTGGAAGTTTAGGATATTTATTTGATACTTATATTACATGTATACCTTCCATTGCTGGTGGAATAATTATGGCAATCGTAGGAATTCTTATAATAATAGATGGCTTTAAGGAAAAAGAAACTGAAATTTTAATAAAGAATACTACTTGTTTAATACTTGGAATATCCGTTAGTATAGATGCATTAGTTATAGGATTCACTGCATTTCATGAGATTTCATACAATCTACTACTTTGTGTTGATTCAATTTTGATTGGATTAATCACTTTATTTACATGTACAGTAGGATTTTTTATGTGTAGATATATTAAAAAAATAAAATTTGTTACAACGTATGCTAACTTTTTTGGCGGGATAGCTCTTATATTTTTTGGTTTTAAGATGATATTTTTTTAA
- a CDS encoding 6-phosphofructokinase, protein MSNCIIAQSGGPTAVINSSVVGLLNANKELKTFEKVYGGLNGIEGILNRNIIDLSSVSENEIDNFRFTPSSGLGSCRYKLKDLDSCSEEYESLIEILREYDITSFFYVGGNDSMDTIAKLSRYAKQNDIGISFIGIPKTIDNDLKFTDHTPGFGSAAKFIGTTALETYLDASVYINNGIFILETMGRDTGWLAASACIAKLDGKPIADFIYLPEAAFDKIKFLNDVRQRFEEQNKVYIIVSEGIRDKDGRFISEFDCVSQDKFGHVQLGGVSEYLRRIILDAGFTTRVKALQLGVLQRCAMHCASDTDLTEAYNAGKMALQYASQGESGKMVSINRLSNEPYEVNYPLVNAEDVANNVKYFPIEWINKEGNFVTPEACSYFEPLIKDSPNLAFERNLPKYKVFNQ, encoded by the coding sequence ATGTCAAATTGTATAATAGCTCAATCTGGGGGGCCAACAGCAGTAATTAATTCAAGTGTAGTAGGACTTTTAAATGCTAATAAAGAACTAAAAACTTTTGAAAAAGTTTATGGAGGCCTAAATGGTATTGAGGGTATATTAAATAGAAATATAATTGATTTGTCATCAGTTTCAGAAAATGAAATAGATAATTTTAGATTTACTCCATCTTCAGGACTTGGATCTTGTAGGTATAAATTAAAAGATTTAGATTCTTGTAGTGAAGAATATGAAAGTTTAATAGAAATACTTAGAGAATATGATATAACGTCATTCTTTTATGTTGGTGGGAATGATTCTATGGATACCATAGCAAAGCTTTCACGATATGCAAAACAAAATGACATTGGAATAAGTTTTATAGGTATACCTAAAACTATTGATAATGATTTAAAATTCACTGATCATACTCCTGGCTTTGGCAGCGCAGCAAAATTCATTGGAACAACAGCGCTTGAGACATATTTAGATGCATCAGTGTACATAAACAACGGTATATTTATTTTAGAAACAATGGGAAGGGATACAGGATGGCTTGCAGCTTCTGCATGTATTGCAAAGCTTGATGGAAAACCAATTGCAGATTTTATATATCTTCCTGAAGCAGCTTTTGATAAAATTAAATTTTTAAATGATGTTAGGCAAAGATTTGAAGAACAAAATAAAGTGTATATAATTGTATCAGAAGGAATAAGAGATAAAGATGGAAGATTCATTTCTGAATTTGATTGTGTTTCTCAAGATAAATTTGGACACGTTCAATTAGGAGGTGTATCTGAATACTTAAGAAGGATAATTCTTGATGCTGGATTTACAACAAGAGTAAAAGCACTACAACTTGGGGTTCTTCAACGTTGTGCAATGCATTGTGCTTCAGACACTGATTTAACAGAAGCGTATAATGCTGGAAAGATGGCTTTACAATATGCTTCACAAGGAGAATCAGGGAAAATGGTTAGCATTAACAGGTTATCTAATGAGCCTTATGAAGTGAATTACCCATTAGTTAATGCAGAAGATGTAGCAAATAATGTTAAGTATTTCCCTATAGAATGGATTAATAAAGAAGGTAATTTTGTAACACCTGAAGCGTGCTCATATTTTGAGCCATTAATCAAAGATTCTCCTAATTTAGCTTTTGAGAGAAATCTTCCAAAATATAAGGTATTTAATCAATAG
- a CDS encoding aminotransferase class V-fold PLP-dependent enzyme: MKIENKENIKDLFVGLDEKVCDSDGNCIDGINFDNAATTPPIKSSIEYIKQLSNTYASIGRGTGQKAEITTNLYKESKNFLLDFFNVKDKDKYVVIYVSNTTEGINKLAKTLTKTPDEIVLTSRMEHHSNDLPWRKRGNVDYIEVDQQGRLKLEELEEKLKKSNGKIKYVSLTGASNVTGYINHIHFIAKLVHKYGAKLIVDGAQLVPHTRVNISGDTDDDQIDFLVFSSHKIYSPFGIGVIIGLKEDFMDADPDYLGGGTVELVMDREVKFLTPPEKNEAGTPNFLGVMSLVNSLRVINTIGYDYIEKHERLLLEHTIEGLKKIPKIMNYGDTENISDRLGIATFNIEDMYHHDVADILAKKKGISVRHGWFCSHPYCRRLMNVSEDEAKEFLDNPDKKMLGMIRVSFALYNSIEEVDTFLNVLEDISLRKIK; the protein is encoded by the coding sequence ATGAAGATAGAAAATAAGGAAAACATTAAAGACTTATTTGTTGGATTAGATGAAAAAGTGTGTGATTCAGATGGAAACTGTATAGATGGAATAAATTTTGATAATGCAGCTACAACTCCGCCTATTAAGTCAAGTATTGAATATATAAAACAATTGAGCAATACTTATGCTTCTATAGGACGAGGAACAGGTCAAAAAGCTGAAATAACCACCAATTTATATAAAGAATCTAAAAATTTTTTATTGGATTTTTTCAATGTAAAAGATAAAGATAAATATGTTGTAATATACGTTAGTAATACAACTGAAGGTATAAACAAACTAGCAAAAACTCTTACTAAAACTCCAGACGAAATAGTATTAACCTCTAGAATGGAGCATCATTCAAATGATTTGCCTTGGCGAAAAAGAGGTAACGTTGATTATATCGAAGTAGATCAACAAGGCAGACTTAAACTTGAAGAGTTGGAAGAGAAACTAAAGAAAAGCAATGGTAAAATAAAATATGTATCTCTTACTGGAGCTTCTAATGTAACTGGTTATATAAATCATATTCATTTTATAGCAAAACTGGTTCATAAATATGGTGCCAAATTGATTGTAGATGGTGCACAACTTGTACCACACACAAGAGTTAATATTAGCGGGGATACAGATGATGATCAAATTGATTTCTTAGTATTTTCGTCGCACAAAATTTATTCTCCCTTTGGTATAGGAGTCATAATAGGATTAAAAGAGGATTTCATGGATGCAGATCCAGATTATTTAGGTGGTGGAACCGTTGAATTAGTAATGGATAGAGAGGTTAAGTTTCTTACACCACCAGAGAAGAATGAAGCAGGAACACCAAATTTTTTGGGTGTAATGAGCTTAGTTAATTCATTACGAGTTATTAATACCATTGGATACGACTATATAGAAAAACATGAAAGACTTCTTTTAGAGCACACTATAGAAGGACTTAAGAAAATCCCTAAAATTATGAACTATGGAGATACTGAAAACATCAGTGATAGGCTTGGAATTGCTACCTTTAATATAGAGGATATGTATCATCATGATGTAGCTGATATCTTGGCTAAAAAGAAAGGAATTTCTGTAAGACATGGCTGGTTTTGTTCCCATCCATATTGTAGAAGGCTCATGAACGTAAGTGAAGATGAAGCTAAAGAATTCCTTGATAATCCAGATAAAAAAATGTTAGGAATGATACGAGTAAGTTTTGCATTATATAATTCAATTGAAGAAGTTGATACCTTTTTAAATGTATTAGAAGATATCTCTTTACGAAAAATAAAATAA
- a CDS encoding TetR/AcrR family transcriptional regulator: MTLKNNNKSLTQNKKQLKEEELFLAAYDLFLKNGIEKTSIDDITKNAKVAKGTFYLYFSDKYDILNKLILQKSNEIIREGLAKTNAFGSKDFKERTLFFIDYIINYLKDNVSLLKLINKNISWGLYRKAIMKPEAYNDVKKVLDIFVKNLTKSGMNEEEAEMTLFMIFELVGSICFTTIILKEPTDIESIKPILFKKILAMISV; this comes from the coding sequence ATGACTTTAAAGAATAACAACAAATCTCTTACCCAGAATAAAAAACAATTAAAAGAGGAAGAGTTATTTTTAGCGGCATATGATTTATTTCTTAAAAATGGCATAGAAAAAACTTCGATCGATGATATAACTAAGAATGCAAAAGTAGCAAAAGGAACTTTTTATCTGTATTTCAGTGATAAATACGATATTTTAAATAAATTAATTCTTCAAAAAAGTAATGAAATAATACGAGAAGGATTAGCTAAAACAAATGCTTTTGGAAGCAAAGATTTTAAAGAACGTACACTATTCTTTATTGATTATATAATAAATTATTTAAAAGATAATGTTTCTCTGTTGAAGCTAATTAATAAGAATATTTCATGGGGACTTTATAGAAAGGCAATAATGAAACCAGAAGCTTATAATGATGTAAAGAAAGTTCTAGATATTTTTGTAAAAAACCTAACTAAATCAGGAATGAACGAAGAAGAAGCTGAAATGACATTATTTATGATTTTTGAATTAGTTGGCAGCATATGTTTTACTACTATAATATTGAAAGAACCAACAGATATCGAAAGTATAAAACCAATACTTTTTAAAAAAATTTTAGCTATGATAAGCGTGTAA
- the abc-f gene encoding ribosomal protection-like ABC-F family protein, translating to MIVLSCKNICKSYGINTILKDVTFSINEGDKVGIIGSNGEGKTTLFKILSKEITQDDGEVFIDKNKSLGYLAQHLALDSCKTIYDEMLIVFEDLQRLERKITELEAKMNEPYDENNASYHEKIIKDYGTAQDLYQNRGGYTYKGEISRVLKGLGFTEGDFDKLISTLSGGQKTRVALCKLLLLNPDILLLDEPTNHLDLEAIEWLEEYLKTYKGTVIVISHDRFFLDSVTTGTFQVINGHVNCYNAPYTKSLELMKKDYEAKLKAYNLQQTEIKRQEAIIEKFRSFNREKSIKAAESREKALDKMEIVDAPDKEKTASKIKFEASVKSGYDVLHVEKLAKSYGEKKLFDNLSFDLKRGEKIALIGENGRGKTTLFNIIMDKVKSDSGVKVLGVNVNVGYYDQEQSNLDPNKTILNEVWDDFPELTTSELRGFLGSFLFRGDDVFKEINKLSGGERCRINLLKLMLSKSNLLLLDEPTNHLDIPSREALEEAILSYDGTLIVISHDRYFLNKVINRILELEEHGVNEYLGNYSYYTEKKKNPQRFETYEGLASGKTKTQLNEEKKKKKALEKEAKAKQNEIKNIETNITQNEEALEKLQEELCKEEVYSNPSESERVNKEIKNLQETIEKLYEQWEELSS from the coding sequence ATGATTGTATTAAGTTGTAAAAATATATGTAAAAGTTATGGTATAAATACTATTTTGAAAGATGTAACATTTTCAATAAATGAAGGAGATAAGGTTGGTATAATTGGATCAAATGGAGAAGGAAAAACAACCTTGTTTAAGATATTATCAAAAGAAATTACGCAAGATGATGGAGAAGTCTTTATAGATAAAAATAAATCTTTGGGTTATCTTGCTCAACATTTAGCATTAGATTCATGCAAAACGATTTATGATGAAATGCTCATTGTTTTTGAAGATCTCCAAAGGTTAGAACGGAAGATTACAGAGTTAGAAGCTAAGATGAATGAACCGTATGATGAAAATAATGCTTCATATCATGAGAAAATTATAAAAGACTATGGAACTGCCCAAGATCTGTATCAAAACAGAGGTGGATATACATATAAGGGGGAAATATCTAGAGTTCTTAAAGGATTGGGATTTACTGAAGGTGACTTTGATAAACTAATTTCAACTTTAAGTGGAGGGCAGAAAACTAGAGTCGCACTTTGTAAGCTATTACTTTTAAATCCTGATATATTATTGCTTGATGAGCCTACAAATCATTTGGATTTGGAAGCAATTGAATGGCTTGAAGAATATTTAAAAACCTATAAAGGAACTGTAATTGTAATTTCCCATGATAGATTTTTCTTGGATTCTGTAACAACAGGAACATTTCAGGTTATAAATGGTCATGTGAATTGTTATAATGCTCCATATACAAAATCTTTAGAACTTATGAAGAAAGATTATGAGGCTAAATTAAAAGCTTATAATTTACAACAGACGGAAATAAAAAGACAAGAAGCAATAATAGAAAAATTTAGGTCATTCAATAGAGAGAAAAGTATAAAAGCAGCTGAAAGTAGAGAAAAGGCACTTGATAAAATGGAAATTGTAGATGCTCCTGATAAAGAAAAAACCGCATCTAAGATTAAATTTGAGGCTTCCGTTAAAAGTGGATATGATGTGCTTCATGTGGAAAAGTTGGCTAAAAGCTATGGAGAAAAGAAATTATTCGATAATTTATCTTTTGATTTAAAAAGAGGAGAAAAGATTGCGTTAATAGGTGAAAATGGCCGGGGGAAAACCACACTTTTTAATATAATAATGGATAAAGTTAAAAGTGATTCAGGAGTTAAGGTTTTAGGAGTAAATGTTAATGTAGGATACTATGATCAGGAACAATCTAATCTTGATCCTAATAAGACAATATTAAATGAAGTATGGGATGACTTTCCAGAGTTAACTACAAGTGAACTTAGAGGATTTCTTGGATCATTTCTTTTTAGAGGCGATGATGTATTTAAAGAAATAAACAAGTTGAGCGGAGGAGAAAGATGTAGAATAAATCTCCTAAAATTAATGTTATCTAAATCAAACTTACTTCTATTAGATGAACCTACAAATCATTTGGATATTCCTTCGAGAGAGGCTCTTGAAGAAGCAATTTTAAGCTATGATGGTACATTAATTGTAATTTCCCATGATAGATATTTTTTAAATAAAGTAATTAATAGAATATTGGAATTAGAAGAGCATGGAGTCAATGAATATCTTGGAAATTACAGCTACTATACTGAAAAGAAGAAGAATCCACAGAGATTTGAAACATATGAGGGGCTAGCATCTGGAAAGACAAAAACTCAATTAAATGAAGAAAAGAAAAAGAAAAAGGCTCTAGAGAAAGAAGCTAAGGCTAAGCAAAATGAAATTAAGAATATAGAAACTAATATAACTCAAAATGAAGAAGCTCTTGAAAAGTTACAGGAGGAACTTTGTAAAGAAGAAGTTTATTCTAATCCATCTGAAAGTGAGAGAGTAAATAAGGAAATTAAGAATCTTCAAGAAACTATTGAAAAATTATATGAACAATGGGAAGAGCTTTCTAGTTAG
- a CDS encoding response regulator transcription factor — MECLEKGTILIVDDEKEIRDLVDIYLKSDGFNTINACDGLEAINLVRDNDIDLIILDVMMPNLNGIETCLKIREIKEMPIIMLSAKSEDIDKILGLNMGADDYLTKPFNPLELVARVKSQLRRFHMFGKNTNMLEVEEENIIQIEDLTIKLETHEVLLGDNIVKLTPTEFDILSLLAQSRGKVFSIENIYESVWNQEFMTSDNTVMVHIRKIREKIEENPRNPRFIKTVWGVGYKVEK; from the coding sequence ATGGAATGTTTGGAAAAAGGAACTATTCTAATTGTGGATGATGAAAAGGAAATAAGAGATTTAGTTGATATATATCTTAAGAGTGATGGATTTAATACTATAAATGCATGTGATGGTTTGGAAGCTATTAATTTAGTTAGAGATAATGATATAGATTTAATTATATTAGATGTTATGATGCCTAACTTAAATGGAATAGAGACTTGTTTAAAGATTAGAGAGATTAAAGAAATGCCTATAATAATGTTATCTGCGAAAAGTGAAGATATTGACAAGATATTAGGACTTAATATGGGTGCAGATGATTATTTAACGAAACCATTCAATCCATTAGAGTTAGTTGCAAGAGTCAAGTCACAACTTAGAAGATTTCATATGTTTGGTAAGAACACAAATATGTTAGAAGTAGAAGAAGAAAATATAATACAAATAGAAGATCTTACAATAAAGTTAGAAACACATGAAGTATTGTTAGGCGATAATATAGTGAAACTCACTCCGACAGAATTTGATATATTATCATTGTTAGCTCAAAGCCGAGGTAAAGTATTTTCAATAGAAAATATTTATGAGAGTGTTTGGAATCAGGAATTCATGACTTCTGATAACACTGTTATGGTTCATATAAGAAAAATAAGAGAGAAAATAGAAGAAAATCCAAGAAATCCTCGATTTATAAAGACTGTTTGGGGGGTAGGATATAAAGTTGAGAAATAA
- a CDS encoding sensor histidine kinase has protein sequence MRNKDVGRHRTFSNDIPNSKLLQYTEKLIRSIKKRIEKNIRFELMMVIGICFLVAFIFYSFSNNLFKREHTEPQIKYDYDSIERSANDLAKQIESQENLKLEDKDKINDILENVSDGEESYITDLDGKVLYKTKNVAEENIDIYSALKSAMTNVNSEKIGEPREKSYIMPLKIGTDRVYLIYSKIPEARITYNTISTSNSSLALILTVIVFIVLFVVITNNKMKYLDEIAVGLKIIASGNLNYRIEEKGTDEIKNIAYNINQMAKEIGEKISAERDAEKTKADLITNVSHDLRTPLTSVMGYIGLVIQNRYKDEKEMEEYLNIAFNKAERLKLLIDDLFEYTKLNNSGITLTKTKVNLAEFLSQLIEELTPLLDENKLTIYKKFESEKISVSIDTLKMLRVFENIITNAIKYSYKPGEILIGLYEKDGKAIVVFRNKGDHLSKEKSEKLFDRFYRLDESRNTNTGGSGLGLAISKNIVELHDGKIWAESVGNNISFYVQLNL, from the coding sequence TTGAGAAATAAAGATGTTGGAAGGCATAGAACTTTTAGCAATGACATTCCAAATTCAAAATTACTACAGTATACTGAAAAATTAATACGAAGTATAAAAAAGAGAATTGAGAAGAATATAAGATTTGAACTTATGATGGTTATAGGAATATGCTTTTTAGTAGCATTTATCTTCTATAGTTTTTCTAATAATCTTTTTAAGAGAGAGCATACTGAGCCGCAGATAAAATATGATTATGATTCTATTGAGAGGTCTGCAAATGATTTGGCTAAACAAATAGAGTCTCAAGAAAATTTGAAATTAGAAGATAAAGATAAGATTAATGATATTTTAGAAAATGTATCTGATGGAGAGGAAAGTTATATAACAGATTTAGATGGAAAGGTGTTATATAAAACTAAAAATGTTGCAGAGGAAAATATAGATATTTATAGTGCACTAAAAAGTGCAATGACAAATGTAAATAGTGAAAAGATTGGTGAACCAAGAGAAAAAAGTTATATAATGCCTCTAAAGATAGGAACTGATAGGGTGTATTTAATCTATTCAAAGATTCCAGAAGCAAGGATAACATACAATACAATTAGCACGTCAAATTCATCTTTAGCACTAATTCTTACAGTTATAGTTTTTATAGTTTTATTTGTTGTAATAACTAATAATAAGATGAAATATTTAGATGAGATTGCAGTCGGTCTTAAGATAATAGCAAGTGGTAACTTGAATTATAGGATAGAAGAAAAGGGAACAGATGAAATTAAAAATATAGCTTATAATATAAATCAAATGGCTAAAGAAATTGGAGAGAAAATTAGTGCTGAGAGAGATGCAGAAAAAACAAAAGCAGATTTGATAACGAATGTTTCTCATGATTTAAGGACGCCACTGACATCTGTGATGGGATACATAGGGCTTGTTATTCAAAACAGGTATAAAGATGAAAAAGAAATGGAGGAATACTTAAACATAGCATTCAATAAAGCTGAAAGATTAAAGCTACTAATTGATGATTTATTCGAGTATACTAAGCTAAATAACAGCGGAATAACACTAACAAAGACTAAAGTTAATCTAGCAGAATTTCTATCACAATTAATAGAAGAATTGACACCGTTACTCGATGAAAATAAATTAACGATATATAAAAAATTCGAATCTGAAAAAATCTCAGTTTCTATAGATACATTAAAGATGCTTAGAGTTTTTGAGAATATAATAACAAATGCAATAAAATATTCGTATAAACCAGGAGAAATATTAATAGGATTATACGAGAAGGATGGTAAAGCCATTGTAGTTTTTAGAAATAAAGGAGACCATTTATCAAAAGAAAAAAGTGAAAAATTATTTGATAGATTTTATAGACTAGATGAATCTAGAAATACTAATACAGGAGGATCAGGTCTTGGGTTAGCTATTTCTAAGAATATAGTAGAATTGCATGACGGCAAAATATGGGCTGAATCAGTAGGAAATAATATAAGTTTTTATGTACAACTAAACCTATAA